In Microbulbifer sp. GL-2, the following are encoded in one genomic region:
- a CDS encoding putative porin, translated as MKICFAALPLVFFVTVNATAEEYKSITTAGYSNLDFNARDGDELSTESTYYFSGKETLGPLREFEFINKASNLSAAYYHRSIGSTNSDSFAVAGEYFAENGFVLGANIADLGGESFNTIALGYMFTPNFLMKFYNTEGNTYSKFRYNYDLNETDYIGFDFSADVVFDWQVFSSKYFSKIGDDQYISINLSYLNYNEWNDYWEVGTNYYFTKNTSLEASYDENNDYKLGLSHFFNRNVAVEASYSTRLGFPFKYSSFGSDIYKTIWNTDTEVDKFELGVTVQF; from the coding sequence ATGAAAATATGTTTCGCAGCTCTACCGTTGGTTTTTTTTGTAACTGTTAATGCTACTGCTGAAGAGTATAAGTCAATTACTACTGCCGGTTATTCCAATTTGGATTTTAATGCAAGGGATGGGGATGAACTCTCTACTGAATCAACTTATTATTTTTCTGGCAAGGAAACTCTTGGGCCTCTAAGAGAGTTTGAGTTTATTAATAAGGCAAGTAATTTGTCTGCGGCTTACTACCATCGAAGCATTGGGTCTACAAATAGCGATAGTTTCGCGGTCGCTGGTGAATATTTTGCCGAAAATGGATTTGTGTTGGGAGCTAACATAGCAGATCTTGGAGGTGAGAGCTTTAACACTATAGCCTTAGGTTACATGTTTACTCCTAACTTTTTGATGAAGTTTTATAATACTGAGGGCAATACATATAGTAAATTTCGTTATAATTATGATTTAAATGAAACTGATTATATTGGTTTTGATTTTTCTGCCGATGTTGTTTTTGATTGGCAGGTTTTTTCCTCTAAATACTTTTCAAAAATTGGTGATGACCAGTACATATCTATTAATTTAAGCTACTTGAATTATAATGAGTGGAATGACTATTGGGAGGTTGGTACCAATTACTATTTCACTAAAAATACTTCCCTTGAGGCTAGTTATGATGAAAATAATGATTATAAGCTAGGTTTATCTCACTTTTTTAATCGGAATGTTGCGGTGGAGGCTTCTTATAGTACTAGATTAGGGTTTCCATTTAAGTACTCCAGCTTTGGAAGTGATATCTACAAAACCATCTGGAATACGGATACGGAAGTAGATAAGTTTGAATTGGGAGTTACGGTGCAATTCTAA
- a CDS encoding hydroxymethylglutaryl-CoA lyase — protein sequence MTLPKQVKIVEVGPRDGLQNEKQPISVETRIALVDKLSASGLSVIEAGSFVSPKWVPQMAASEEVLAGILRKDGVIYSALTPNLKGYERAVEAKADEVAVFGAASEAFTQKNINCSIAESLERFRPLVEKAKQDGIPVRGYVSCVLGCPYEGDIDPAKVAEVSAALLEMDCYEISLGDTIGVGTPEAAKRMLEQVMARVPVEKLAVHFHDTYGQALANIYAALQMGVAVVDSAVAGLGGCPYARGASGNVASEDVLYMLNGMDIETGVDLQLLAEAGNFISEQLGRETNSRVAKALVPC from the coding sequence ATGACTTTGCCCAAACAGGTCAAAATCGTCGAAGTGGGCCCCCGCGATGGGCTTCAAAATGAAAAGCAGCCTATCTCTGTGGAGACCCGTATCGCTTTGGTGGACAAGCTCAGTGCCAGTGGGCTGTCGGTTATTGAAGCCGGCAGTTTTGTCAGCCCCAAGTGGGTACCGCAAATGGCCGCCAGCGAGGAAGTGCTGGCGGGTATCCTGCGCAAAGACGGTGTTATCTACAGCGCGCTCACGCCAAACTTAAAAGGTTATGAGCGCGCAGTGGAAGCCAAAGCCGATGAGGTCGCCGTATTCGGCGCGGCCTCAGAAGCCTTCACCCAGAAAAATATTAATTGCAGTATTGCTGAGAGTCTTGAGCGCTTCCGTCCACTGGTGGAAAAAGCCAAGCAAGACGGCATACCCGTGCGCGGATACGTATCCTGCGTACTTGGTTGCCCCTATGAAGGCGATATTGATCCGGCTAAAGTGGCAGAAGTTAGTGCCGCTCTACTGGAAATGGATTGCTACGAAATTTCCCTGGGCGACACCATCGGTGTCGGCACCCCGGAAGCCGCCAAGCGTATGCTGGAGCAGGTGATGGCCCGTGTACCTGTGGAAAAACTTGCGGTACATTTCCACGATACCTACGGCCAGGCACTGGCCAATATCTACGCAGCCCTACAAATGGGTGTCGCAGTAGTAGATTCCGCCGTAGCTGGCTTGGGCGGCTGCCCCTATGCCCGCGGCGCTTCAGGAAATGTTGCCAGTGAGGATGTGCTCTATATGCTCAATGGCATGGATATTGAAACCGGCGTGGATTTGCAGTTACTGGCAGAGGCTGGGAACTTTATTTCTGAACAGTTGGGGCGGGAGACGAACTCCCGGGTGGCTAAGGCTTTGGTGCCTTGTTGA
- a CDS encoding multicopper oxidase family protein, producing the protein MDKFVNELPIPVEIRPKSSAPLKLPARPTQVWMGLRDKDGKRVMTKAWGFEYAGHVHSPGPTIRAREGQPVFVHWANELPGPHLFPVDRSIHLADVKNSKAVPIVIHLHGGHTEWKSDGNPLAWYTRNYHETGPLFEKKIYEYDNSQDATTIWYHDHTLGMTRLNVYAGLFGFYLVGDDNEDLLIQEKLLPTEERTLVTAITDSLFSSDGQLYFPGWRDQPPSPVSHEVVKDNWPNPSHLDEFFGNFILVNGMAWPKVSVTPHVYRLRLLNASDTRTLILRIDEDTPFVQVGGDGGFLDRPVQLNELVLAPAERADVLVDFSGYAGHKLTLRNFGPDIPFKGFVQASNPKSSIPLVYNPDGKRVLSDGRGGTTPATDPNTTGQVLQFHIASTPAKASPYKQKAAVKDTIGDLKLTLNTPLRPPLKRLSQANHTRQLATYRLDDPYGRNLLMLGPVKEGSLFFEDPTTEIIQHNAVEIWEIYNPTVSAHPIHIHLVEFQVLDRQPFKGKLIPKPQKFMHTDKIFQGARLEIESLQGKPLPPQPEESGPKDTVIALPGQVTRVIARFDREGLYVWHCHLLSHEDYDMMRPFEVLAPNH; encoded by the coding sequence GTGGATAAGTTCGTTAACGAGCTGCCAATACCTGTAGAGATCCGACCCAAGAGCTCAGCTCCACTCAAATTGCCAGCACGGCCCACCCAAGTATGGATGGGCTTGAGGGATAAGGATGGTAAACGTGTAATGACGAAGGCCTGGGGTTTTGAATATGCTGGTCACGTCCACTCTCCCGGCCCAACCATTCGCGCTCGGGAGGGCCAACCGGTATTTGTACATTGGGCCAATGAGCTACCCGGACCACATCTCTTTCCTGTCGATCGATCCATTCACCTTGCCGATGTAAAAAACTCCAAAGCCGTGCCAATTGTTATTCATCTTCATGGTGGCCATACAGAGTGGAAGAGTGACGGCAATCCCCTCGCTTGGTACACGCGAAATTATCACGAGACGGGCCCGCTATTTGAAAAAAAGATTTACGAATACGACAACTCCCAGGATGCCACCACTATCTGGTATCACGATCACACCCTGGGAATGACCCGACTTAATGTTTATGCAGGCTTATTCGGTTTTTACCTGGTTGGCGACGACAATGAAGATCTCCTGATACAGGAAAAGCTACTTCCCACAGAAGAGCGGACCTTGGTTACCGCTATAACAGACAGCCTGTTTAGCTCAGATGGGCAGCTCTATTTCCCCGGCTGGCGAGATCAGCCTCCTTCACCCGTTTCCCATGAGGTGGTCAAGGACAATTGGCCCAACCCTTCTCACCTGGATGAGTTTTTCGGTAATTTTATCCTGGTAAACGGCATGGCCTGGCCCAAAGTCAGTGTTACTCCACACGTTTATCGATTGCGGTTACTCAACGCATCCGATACGCGCACACTAATACTCAGGATCGACGAAGATACCCCCTTTGTGCAAGTCGGCGGCGACGGTGGCTTTCTCGATCGCCCAGTGCAACTGAACGAGCTGGTATTGGCGCCCGCAGAGCGAGCAGATGTTTTAGTGGATTTCAGTGGTTATGCAGGGCACAAACTGACACTGAGAAATTTTGGGCCAGATATCCCTTTTAAAGGATTTGTGCAGGCCAGTAATCCGAAGAGTTCAATTCCGCTGGTATACAACCCGGATGGCAAACGCGTATTAAGTGATGGGCGCGGTGGCACCACACCAGCTACCGACCCCAATACCACTGGCCAAGTTTTGCAATTCCATATTGCTTCGACACCTGCAAAAGCTTCTCCCTATAAACAGAAAGCAGCGGTCAAAGATACGATTGGAGATTTAAAACTAACCTTGAATACTCCCCTGCGCCCTCCGCTTAAAAGGCTTAGTCAAGCGAACCACACACGACAGCTTGCTACCTATCGTCTGGACGATCCCTACGGCCGTAATCTGCTGATGTTAGGTCCAGTAAAAGAAGGCTCCCTATTTTTCGAAGACCCTACCACGGAAATTATCCAGCACAACGCCGTAGAGATCTGGGAGATATACAACCCTACAGTATCGGCTCATCCAATCCATATTCATCTGGTGGAATTCCAGGTGCTGGATCGCCAGCCATTTAAAGGCAAACTTATTCCCAAGCCGCAGAAATTTATGCATACCGATAAGATATTTCAGGGTGCACGACTGGAAATAGAATCTCTACAGGGAAAACCCCTTCCACCACAACCGGAAGAAAGCGGCCCCAAAGATACTGTCATTGCCCTTCCCGGCCAAGTTACCCGGGTAATTGCACGTTTCGATCGCGAAGGCCTCTATGTATGGCACTGCCACCTACTCTCCCATGAGGATTACGATATGATGCGGCCGTTTGAGGTGTTGGCCCCCAACCATTAA
- a CDS encoding SDR family NAD(P)-dependent oxidoreductase has product MIKSVLITGANAGLGRECAKQLAEYQQINKIYLGCRNLHKAKETQAELVSVTGRNIFEVLLIDVADQQSVKEAVKNLESPVDALVMNAGGTGGKEFYNKTPEGVTQIFAVNLLGHALLTNELLKANKLTQTAIYAGSEAARGVKEMGMKRPELKSASVEEFMQICEGELYASTKDATVPYGPIKYMGALWMSSMAREFPNIRFVTMSPGATVGTEGFNTLSLFKQYMMKGMMRIMLLLGKVHKVEVGAKRYIDALLDTTSFRTGIFYGSERGLTGPLGEQRKLFPDLDNSTYQDNAKTAINHFI; this is encoded by the coding sequence ATGATTAAGAGTGTTTTGATTACCGGAGCGAATGCAGGCTTAGGTAGGGAGTGCGCCAAGCAACTGGCGGAATACCAGCAGATTAACAAGATCTATCTCGGCTGCCGCAATCTGCACAAAGCCAAGGAAACCCAGGCCGAGCTGGTGTCGGTAACTGGCAGGAATATCTTCGAAGTATTGCTGATCGATGTCGCGGATCAACAATCCGTGAAAGAGGCAGTTAAGAACCTGGAATCCCCAGTTGATGCGCTGGTTATGAATGCTGGCGGTACCGGGGGGAAAGAGTTTTACAACAAGACCCCTGAGGGAGTCACACAAATTTTCGCCGTCAACCTGCTCGGGCATGCTCTACTGACTAACGAGTTACTGAAAGCCAATAAATTAACCCAGACTGCTATCTATGCCGGCTCCGAGGCCGCTCGCGGCGTAAAAGAGATGGGTATGAAGCGGCCAGAGCTGAAAAGCGCCTCTGTGGAGGAATTTATGCAGATCTGTGAAGGAGAGCTCTATGCCAGTACCAAAGACGCTACGGTACCCTATGGTCCGATAAAGTATATGGGCGCCCTGTGGATGTCTTCCATGGCTCGAGAATTCCCTAATATCCGCTTCGTAACTATGAGCCCAGGGGCTACTGTAGGCACAGAAGGCTTCAATACACTGTCGTTATTCAAGCAATATATGATGAAGGGCATGATGCGTATTATGCTGCTATTGGGCAAAGTCCACAAAGTCGAAGTGGGCGCCAAGCGCTATATCGATGCCCTGCTGGATACAACATCCTTCCGAACAGGTATTTTTTACGGCAGTGAACGCGGATTGACTGGACCTCTTGGTGAACAGCGGAAGCTTTTCCCGGACCTGGACAACTCAACCTATCAGGACAATGCCAAAACGGCGATCAATCACTTTATCTAG